A window of the Tessaracoccus sp. MC1865 genome harbors these coding sequences:
- a CDS encoding ABC transporter ATP-binding protein, whose product MTDTTTTQNPDDDMALPVKANERPKHGPGRQMGPGGHGMGTGEKAANFGVSARRLLRHLRPERAWIITAVALGTLSVALGVVGPKILGLATDKMLEGIVGKQFPATATKEQIIQGAEAQGQTEFADLLLNLNFVPGEGIDFGAIGSILMLVLALYVASFAFSYLQGWILNGAVQRTIYQMRQRVSAKLDRLPLRYFDKQPRGEVLSRVTNDIDNVSQTLQQTLSQLLNSLLMVIGVLIMMFWISPTLALVALVSIPVAVLITAIIGKRSQKLFAQNWKSTGELNAHIEEAFTGHALVKVFGRQKEVEAVFAERNDELYKAGFGAQFISGIIMPLMFFVGNLNYVVIAVLGGLRVATGQMNIGDVQAFIQYSRQFTQPLTQVASMANLMQSGVASAERVFELLDAEEMTGLDTFAESGQAQSAGQAGAPGNVTGRIEFEHVDFSYSPDKPLIRDLNLAAEPGQTVAIVGPTGAGKTTLVNLIMRFYDLDSGRITIDGVDIAMLPRGEVRRNIGMVLQDTWLFGGTIWDNIAYGRPDATPDEIIEAAKATFVDRFVHSLPDGYDTVIDEEGSNVSAGEKQLITIARAFLADPALLILDEATSSVDTRTELLLQHAMAALRTGRTSFVIAHRLSTIRDADLILVMEDGAIVEKGDHHELLAAEGAYYDLYQSQFAAAIED is encoded by the coding sequence ATGACCGACACGACCACCACCCAGAACCCCGACGACGACATGGCCCTGCCAGTCAAGGCCAACGAGCGCCCCAAACACGGCCCCGGACGCCAGATGGGCCCTGGCGGCCACGGCATGGGCACCGGAGAGAAGGCCGCCAACTTCGGCGTCTCCGCCCGGCGACTCCTGCGCCACCTCCGGCCCGAGCGCGCCTGGATCATCACCGCCGTCGCGCTGGGCACCCTCTCCGTCGCGCTCGGCGTGGTCGGCCCGAAGATCCTGGGCCTGGCCACCGACAAGATGCTCGAGGGCATCGTCGGCAAGCAGTTCCCGGCCACCGCCACCAAGGAACAGATCATCCAGGGCGCCGAGGCACAGGGGCAGACCGAGTTCGCCGACCTACTCCTCAACCTCAACTTCGTCCCCGGAGAAGGCATCGACTTCGGCGCCATCGGCAGCATCCTGATGCTGGTGCTGGCGTTGTACGTTGCTTCGTTCGCGTTCTCCTACCTCCAGGGCTGGATCCTCAACGGCGCCGTGCAGCGCACCATCTACCAGATGCGGCAGCGCGTCTCCGCCAAGCTGGACCGGCTGCCGCTCCGCTACTTCGACAAGCAGCCCCGCGGCGAGGTGCTCAGCCGCGTCACCAACGACATCGACAACGTGTCGCAGACGCTGCAGCAGACACTGTCGCAGCTGCTCAACTCGCTGCTGATGGTCATCGGCGTGCTGATCATGATGTTCTGGATCTCGCCGACGCTGGCCCTCGTCGCCCTGGTCAGCATCCCGGTGGCCGTGCTCATCACCGCCATCATCGGCAAGCGCTCCCAGAAGCTGTTCGCGCAGAACTGGAAGTCGACGGGTGAGCTCAACGCCCACATCGAAGAGGCGTTCACGGGCCACGCGCTGGTGAAGGTGTTCGGCCGCCAGAAGGAGGTCGAGGCGGTCTTCGCCGAACGCAACGATGAGCTGTACAAGGCCGGCTTCGGTGCCCAGTTCATCTCCGGCATCATCATGCCGCTGATGTTCTTCGTCGGGAACCTCAACTACGTGGTGATCGCGGTGCTCGGTGGCCTGAGGGTCGCCACGGGACAGATGAACATCGGCGACGTGCAGGCGTTCATCCAGTACAGCCGCCAGTTCACGCAGCCGCTGACCCAGGTGGCGTCGATGGCCAACCTCATGCAGTCGGGTGTCGCCTCCGCGGAGCGCGTCTTCGAACTGCTGGACGCCGAAGAGATGACCGGGCTCGACACGTTCGCCGAGTCTGGCCAGGCGCAGAGCGCAGGCCAGGCGGGAGCGCCCGGCAACGTGACGGGCCGCATCGAGTTCGAGCACGTCGACTTCTCGTACTCCCCCGACAAGCCGCTGATCCGCGATCTCAACCTGGCCGCCGAGCCCGGCCAAACCGTCGCCATCGTCGGCCCCACCGGAGCCGGCAAGACCACGTTGGTCAACCTCATAATGCGGTTCTACGACCTCGACAGCGGCCGCATCACCATCGACGGCGTGGACATCGCCATGCTCCCGCGCGGCGAGGTGCGCCGGAACATCGGCATGGTGCTGCAGGACACCTGGCTGTTCGGCGGGACCATCTGGGACAACATCGCCTACGGCCGCCCGGACGCCACCCCGGACGAGATCATCGAGGCCGCCAAGGCCACGTTCGTCGACCGCTTCGTGCACTCGCTGCCGGACGGTTACGACACGGTGATCGACGAGGAGGGCTCGAACGTGTCGGCGGGCGAGAAGCAGCTCATCACGATCGCCAGGGCGTTCCTGGCCGACCCTGCGCTGCTCATTCTCGACGAGGCCACCAGCTCCGTGGACACGCGCACCGAGCTGCTGCTGCAGCACGCCATGGCGGCGCTGCGGACCGGCAGGACGTCGTTCGTGATCGCCCACCGGTTGTCCACCATTCGCGACGCGGACCTCATCCTCGTGATGGAGGACGGGGCCATCGTCGAGAAGGGCGACCACCACGAACTGCTGGCAGCCGAGGGTGCGTATTACGACCTGTATCAGTCGCAGTTCGCGGCGGCGATCGAGGACTGA
- a CDS encoding HNH endonuclease signature motif containing protein has protein sequence MNETREVLLQGMAALWQDIGSLGMDPEADVQRRAQLAALLDEVQAQAAGARLRLLHDARLAADEALVEGVRQSVRTTTAQATASLKLALDLGERFPLIAAALNDGDISLAQAEAIVSGLRKLPNAVTRADVELCQRSVLAEVHNLGPDELRELASHVFRVIDPDGAEAEDKKRLDAQDRAAHRNRYLTITPDHHGASRFTGLLPTAQAELLAAQLDAVTPPASSYRDSDEPSDPAVRRADALMILVHTAAATGALPAHGGDRPQVHITVNYNTLLTGLGRVDVLGGHGPGGLSGADARHLACDADLIPVVLGTHSQPLDVGRKHRLFPAGIRTALALRDGGCAFPGCTAKPRACEAHHIIPWWAGGTSCLGNAVLLCPHHHRLVEPDPHQSTESQWQVHLDPATGKPWFTPPRHVDPARRPRQHRRHLLREHLVSSAKAPPCPDEPDTAEPVGPEAVVTEHQPDGGPADVSKLEDLIARTAAIWQPA, from the coding sequence ATGAACGAGACGCGCGAGGTGTTGCTGCAGGGCATGGCTGCCCTGTGGCAGGACATCGGCTCGCTGGGAATGGACCCGGAAGCCGACGTCCAGCGTCGCGCCCAGCTCGCGGCACTGTTGGACGAGGTCCAGGCGCAGGCCGCGGGCGCCCGGCTGCGACTGCTGCACGACGCACGCCTCGCAGCCGACGAAGCTCTGGTCGAGGGGGTGCGGCAGTCCGTGCGCACCACCACCGCCCAGGCCACCGCCTCCCTGAAGCTGGCGCTGGATCTCGGGGAGCGGTTCCCGCTGATCGCTGCGGCGTTGAACGACGGGGACATCTCGCTGGCGCAGGCCGAGGCGATCGTCTCCGGGCTCCGAAAGCTCCCCAACGCCGTGACCCGTGCAGACGTGGAACTGTGCCAGCGCTCCGTCCTGGCGGAGGTTCACAACCTCGGCCCGGACGAATTGCGGGAACTGGCCAGCCACGTGTTCCGGGTGATCGACCCCGACGGCGCCGAAGCCGAAGACAAAAAGAGACTCGACGCCCAAGACCGCGCCGCCCACCGCAACCGGTACCTCACCATCACCCCGGACCACCACGGCGCCTCCCGCTTCACCGGCCTGCTGCCCACCGCCCAGGCAGAACTACTCGCCGCCCAACTCGACGCGGTGACGCCCCCGGCGTCGTCCTACCGCGACTCCGATGAGCCATCGGACCCGGCCGTCCGCCGCGCGGACGCGTTGATGATCCTGGTCCACACCGCAGCCGCCACCGGGGCACTCCCCGCCCACGGCGGGGACCGGCCCCAGGTCCACATCACCGTCAACTACAACACCCTGCTCACCGGCCTGGGACGCGTCGACGTCCTCGGCGGCCACGGCCCCGGCGGCCTATCCGGCGCCGACGCCAGACATTTGGCCTGCGACGCGGACCTGATCCCCGTCGTACTCGGCACCCACTCCCAACCCCTGGACGTGGGCCGCAAACACCGCCTGTTCCCCGCCGGGATCCGCACAGCCCTCGCACTGCGTGACGGGGGCTGCGCATTCCCCGGCTGCACCGCCAAACCACGCGCCTGCGAAGCCCACCACATCATCCCCTGGTGGGCAGGCGGAACCAGCTGTCTAGGCAATGCGGTCCTTTTGTGTCCACACCACCACCGGCTGGTCGAACCAGACCCACACCAATCAACCGAATCACAGTGGCAGGTCCACCTCGATCCGGCCACCGGAAAGCCGTGGTTCACCCCACCCCGACACGTGGACCCGGCCCGGAGACCCAGGCAACACCGAAGGCACCTCCTGCGCGAACACCTCGTCTCCTCGGCCAAGGCACCACCCTGCCCAGACGAACCCGACACCGCCGAACCGGTAGGCCCCGAGGCCGTAGTCACCGAGCATCAACCCGATGGCGGGCCTGCAGACGTCAGCAAGCTCGAGGACCTCATCGCCCGAACAGCCGCAATCTGGCAACCGGCTTGA
- a CDS encoding VOC family protein, giving the protein MTLAPETHMGRLELRVRDMNQQLAFYTDGVGLAPLADEPGAVTLGLGQTPIVRLTESRELRSAPRSAAGLFHTAVLYNELPDLARTLVSMYTKYPETYAGTGDHLVSQAFYFTDPEGNGVELYHDRPRDEWTWIGDQVQMSTLYIDPEKFVRTHLTDQPTSQAGELGHVHLQVGDVASAQKFYVDALGFNQTFLLGGQALFVSAGGYHHHMAMNVWNSAGAGPRANTLGMGVVDILVPTVDEVAKADERLRAAGFTGSHDGRTLTVLDPWRNEIRLTADV; this is encoded by the coding sequence ATGACTCTCGCACCCGAAACGCACATGGGCCGCCTCGAGCTGCGCGTCCGCGACATGAACCAGCAACTCGCCTTCTACACCGACGGCGTGGGCCTCGCCCCGCTGGCGGACGAGCCCGGCGCCGTGACGCTCGGCCTGGGTCAGACCCCCATCGTCCGCCTCACCGAGTCCCGCGAACTGCGCTCCGCGCCGCGTAGCGCCGCCGGCCTGTTCCACACAGCCGTGCTGTACAACGAGTTGCCGGACCTGGCCCGCACCCTGGTGTCGATGTACACCAAGTACCCCGAGACCTATGCCGGCACGGGCGACCACCTGGTGTCGCAGGCGTTCTACTTCACAGACCCGGAGGGCAACGGCGTCGAGCTCTACCACGACCGCCCCCGCGACGAGTGGACCTGGATCGGCGACCAGGTGCAGATGAGCACCCTCTACATCGATCCCGAGAAGTTCGTGCGCACCCACCTCACGGACCAGCCCACCAGCCAGGCGGGCGAGCTGGGCCACGTGCACCTTCAGGTGGGCGACGTGGCGTCGGCCCAGAAGTTCTACGTCGATGCACTGGGGTTCAACCAGACGTTCCTGCTGGGCGGCCAGGCGCTGTTCGTGTCCGCCGGCGGCTACCACCACCACATGGCGATGAACGTGTGGAACTCCGCCGGCGCCGGCCCTCGCGCCAACACGCTGGGCATGGGCGTCGTGGACATCCTCGTGCCCACCGTCGACGAGGTCGCCAAGGCCGACGAGCGGCTGCGGGCCGCGGGCTTCACCGGGTCGCACGACGGGCGCACCCTCACGGTGCTCGACCCGTGGCGCAACGAGATCCGCCTGACGGCCGACGTCTGA
- a CDS encoding PPK2 family polyphosphate kinase — protein MTDLWSQDPRYALRVTPDFDLATFDRNSTPGWEGSKDDAKEYIAGNEQLLNELQERFFAHGRSGGTKKILVVVQGLDTAGKGGIARHVFGLFDPQGIRLTSFGVPTEEERSHHYLWRVEKALPPPGLIGLFDRSHYEDVLVVRVEGIVEEDVWSKRYDEINEWEQQLVDDDTVVLKFAMMVSKDEQAKRLMERIDRPDKRWKYNPGDLDTRAKWDEFQEAYADVFRLTSTGYAPWMVLPADRKWYSRLAVTEILLRTLIDMDLRWPEPEEGWTPERERARLAETMSTEALAEDFADTEETVLDAIDNSLEASEDAARIRTQAEPQDVQQTAVAEVEGKRAALLADLDATLAHKRELLDQRGRPVGK, from the coding sequence ATGACCGATCTCTGGAGCCAGGACCCCCGGTACGCGCTGCGGGTCACACCCGATTTCGACCTGGCCACGTTCGACCGCAACTCCACCCCGGGCTGGGAAGGCAGCAAGGACGACGCCAAGGAGTACATCGCCGGCAACGAGCAGCTGCTCAACGAGCTCCAGGAACGGTTCTTCGCCCACGGTCGCTCCGGGGGCACGAAGAAGATCCTCGTCGTGGTGCAGGGCCTCGACACCGCGGGCAAGGGCGGCATCGCCCGCCACGTCTTCGGGCTGTTCGACCCCCAGGGCATCCGGCTCACCAGCTTCGGGGTACCCACCGAGGAGGAACGCTCGCACCACTACCTCTGGCGCGTCGAGAAGGCTCTCCCCCCGCCCGGCCTCATCGGGTTGTTCGACCGCTCCCACTACGAGGACGTGCTCGTCGTGCGGGTGGAGGGCATCGTGGAGGAGGACGTCTGGTCCAAGCGCTACGACGAGATCAACGAGTGGGAGCAGCAGCTCGTCGACGACGACACCGTGGTGTTGAAGTTCGCCATGATGGTCTCGAAGGACGAGCAGGCCAAGCGCCTCATGGAGCGCATCGACCGCCCCGACAAGCGGTGGAAGTACAACCCCGGCGACCTCGACACCCGGGCCAAGTGGGACGAGTTCCAGGAGGCCTACGCGGACGTCTTCCGCCTCACCAGCACTGGGTACGCACCGTGGATGGTGTTGCCGGCGGACCGGAAGTGGTACTCGCGGCTGGCGGTCACCGAGATCCTGCTGCGCACCCTCATCGACATGGACCTGCGCTGGCCCGAACCCGAGGAGGGGTGGACGCCGGAGCGGGAACGCGCCCGCCTGGCGGAGACCATGAGTACCGAGGCGCTGGCCGAGGACTTCGCCGACACCGAGGAGACCGTCCTCGATGCGATCGACAACAGCCTCGAGGCGTCGGAGGACGCCGCCCGGATCCGCACCCAGGCGGAGCCGCAGGACGTGCAGCAGACCGCCGTCGCGGAGGTGGAGGGCAAGCGGGCCGCGCTCCTGGCGGATCTCGACGCGACGCTGGCGCACAAGCGGGAACTGCTCGACCAGCGGGGCAGGCCCGTCGGCAAGTAG
- a CDS encoding BlaI/MecI/CopY family transcriptional regulator, translating into MSSRGELEQRVMEVLWAAEAPMSVADVHAKLSEERELAYTTVMTVLDRLTKKDLVDRELVARAWQYTPRSTQAEVIAADMLRQIDGVDSSVRVEALKLLVRYLPDDERTALERPAELV; encoded by the coding sequence ATGTCATCCAGGGGTGAACTCGAGCAGCGTGTGATGGAGGTGCTCTGGGCCGCGGAAGCGCCCATGAGCGTCGCCGACGTGCACGCCAAGCTCTCCGAAGAGCGGGAACTCGCATACACGACTGTGATGACCGTGCTCGATCGCCTGACGAAGAAGGATCTGGTGGACCGCGAACTGGTCGCCCGCGCGTGGCAGTACACGCCGCGCAGCACGCAGGCCGAGGTCATCGCTGCGGACATGCTGCGCCAGATCGACGGCGTGGACAGCTCGGTTCGGGTGGAAGCGCTGAAGCTGCTGGTGCGGTACCTGCCTGATGACGAGCGCACCGCGCTGGAACGCCCCGCGGAACTCGTCTAG
- a CDS encoding cytochrome ubiquinol oxidase subunit I yields the protein MDPVILARWQFGITTVYHYLFVPITIAMSMLVAVLQTFWVRTGKDAYLRLTKFFGKLFLINFALGVVTGIVQEFQFGMNWSEYSRFVGDVFGAPLALEALLAFFLESTFLGLWIFGWDKLPKWLHLMAIYMAAFGTMLSAVFILAANSWMQHPVGTIFTNGRAELDGVDGFLEVLSNPVFLVTFPHVIFGAYMVAGGLLAAIGGWHLAKLNRDGEAKPGDTQAYRFATKFGAWVLLVASVGVIFTGDLQSKIMTEVQPMKMAAAEGLFYTEENASFSIVTIGNLEGTEEVFAIKIPGLLSTLSGHETVKGINNLRDEYAANGFQRFDETKTTLQTQYAAELQANYEVDPMPNVAVSYWTFRLMIGLGFIGIAIAAFTLWSVRKDRLPKYSRFWTVFMFAMPLLPLFANSFGWIFTEMGRQPWLVAGVLPTQAGVSASVSAGEVLFSMIVFTLLYGGLAVLEVWLFLKYAKAGLPEVAPVEVQTDADAPMSFAY from the coding sequence ATGGATCCTGTGATTCTTGCACGGTGGCAATTCGGGATCACCACCGTCTACCACTACCTTTTCGTCCCCATCACGATCGCCATGTCAATGCTCGTGGCGGTCCTCCAGACGTTCTGGGTGCGCACCGGCAAGGATGCCTACCTGCGCCTCACCAAATTCTTCGGCAAGCTTTTCCTGATCAACTTCGCGTTGGGTGTCGTGACCGGCATCGTCCAGGAGTTCCAGTTCGGCATGAACTGGTCCGAGTACTCACGATTCGTCGGCGACGTGTTCGGCGCACCGCTCGCGCTCGAGGCGCTGCTGGCCTTCTTCCTCGAGTCCACGTTCCTGGGCCTGTGGATCTTCGGCTGGGACAAGCTGCCCAAGTGGCTGCACCTCATGGCCATCTACATGGCCGCGTTCGGCACCATGCTGTCGGCCGTGTTCATCCTCGCGGCGAACTCGTGGATGCAGCACCCCGTCGGAACCATCTTCACGAACGGCCGCGCTGAGCTCGACGGTGTCGACGGCTTCCTGGAGGTGCTGAGCAACCCGGTGTTCCTCGTCACCTTCCCGCACGTCATCTTCGGCGCCTACATGGTGGCCGGCGGTCTGCTCGCGGCCATCGGCGGCTGGCACCTGGCCAAGCTCAACCGCGACGGTGAAGCCAAGCCCGGCGACACGCAGGCCTACCGCTTCGCCACCAAGTTCGGCGCCTGGGTGCTGCTCGTGGCCTCCGTCGGTGTCATCTTCACCGGCGACCTCCAGTCCAAGATCATGACCGAGGTGCAGCCCATGAAGATGGCCGCCGCCGAGGGACTGTTCTACACGGAGGAGAACGCCTCGTTCTCCATCGTGACGATCGGCAACCTGGAGGGCACGGAGGAGGTCTTCGCCATCAAGATCCCCGGCCTGCTGTCCACCCTCTCGGGCCACGAAACGGTCAAGGGCATCAACAACCTGCGCGACGAGTACGCCGCCAACGGCTTCCAGCGCTTCGATGAGACCAAGACCACGCTCCAGACCCAGTACGCGGCCGAACTCCAGGCCAACTACGAGGTGGACCCCATGCCCAACGTGGCCGTGTCCTACTGGACCTTCCGGCTCATGATCGGCCTGGGCTTCATCGGCATCGCGATCGCTGCCTTCACGCTCTGGAGCGTTCGCAAGGACCGCCTGCCGAAGTACAGCCGGTTCTGGACGGTGTTCATGTTCGCCATGCCGCTGCTGCCCCTCTTCGCCAACTCGTTCGGCTGGATCTTCACCGAGATGGGCCGCCAGCCGTGGCTGGTCGCGGGCGTGCTGCCCACCCAGGCAGGCGTCTCCGCCTCCGTTTCGGCGGGCGAGGTGCTGTTCTCCATGATCGTCTTCACCCTCCTCTACGGCGGCCTGGCCGTCCTCGAGGTGTGGCTGTTCCTCAAGTACGCGAAGGCCGGTCTCCCAGAGGTCGCCCCCGTCGAGGTACAGACGGATGCCGACGCCCCGATGAGCTTCGCTTACTGA
- the cydB gene encoding cytochrome d ubiquinol oxidase subunit II, with protein MLNLLETTVQTPILVAVWFLLVAVLWIGFFFLEGFDFGVAMLIPVFGKNEKEKRVIVNTIGPLWDGNEVWLLTAGGAMFAAFPGWYATTFSALYLPLLLVLVGLILRGVAFEYRSKHHDSKYRSMLDWFATIGSFIPSLVLGVGFANFVVGLPQATVDTPVGPAPLFDGTFWGLFGPFALLGGVLLVVLFLVHGSMFLALKTSGIIHDRAKAFASKVGWLAAALVALFVIGQNIFWPATSEFGDFSIYAWVAGAVAIIAIVAGTLLITKGRDGWGFISTGITVVALFTGIFLKMYGNLGFAQNETIAIGERLTMLSAASSPTTLTIMTWAAVIFVPIVIAYQSWSYYVFSKRISTKNIPDEVQVAA; from the coding sequence ATGTTGAATCTGCTTGAAACCACCGTTCAGACCCCGATCCTCGTGGCCGTCTGGTTCCTCCTGGTCGCCGTCCTGTGGATCGGCTTCTTCTTCCTCGAAGGCTTCGACTTCGGCGTGGCCATGCTCATCCCCGTGTTCGGCAAGAACGAGAAGGAGAAACGCGTCATCGTCAACACCATCGGCCCCCTGTGGGACGGCAACGAGGTGTGGCTGCTGACCGCGGGCGGCGCGATGTTCGCCGCCTTCCCCGGCTGGTACGCGACGACGTTCTCGGCGTTGTACCTGCCGCTCCTGCTCGTGCTCGTCGGGCTGATCCTGCGTGGCGTCGCGTTCGAGTACCGCTCGAAGCACCACGACTCGAAGTACCGCTCCATGCTCGACTGGTTCGCCACCATCGGCTCCTTCATCCCGTCGCTGGTGCTGGGCGTCGGCTTCGCCAACTTCGTCGTTGGCCTGCCGCAGGCCACCGTCGACACCCCCGTGGGACCGGCGCCACTGTTCGACGGCACCTTCTGGGGCCTCTTCGGCCCGTTCGCCCTGCTCGGCGGCGTGCTGCTCGTCGTGCTGTTCCTGGTGCACGGCTCGATGTTCCTGGCGCTGAAGACCAGCGGCATCATCCATGACCGCGCCAAGGCGTTCGCGTCGAAGGTCGGCTGGCTGGCCGCGGCGCTCGTCGCGCTCTTCGTGATCGGTCAGAACATCTTCTGGCCGGCCACCTCCGAGTTCGGCGACTTCTCGATCTACGCCTGGGTGGCCGGGGCGGTTGCGATCATCGCGATCGTGGCGGGCACGCTGCTGATCACCAAGGGCCGCGACGGCTGGGGCTTCATCTCCACCGGCATCACCGTGGTGGCGCTGTTCACCGGCATCTTCCTGAAGATGTACGGCAACCTGGGCTTCGCCCAGAACGAGACCATCGCCATCGGCGAGCGCCTCACCATGCTGTCGGCCGCGTCGTCGCCCACCACTCTGACGATCATGACGTGGGCGGCAGTGATCTTCGTGCCCATCGTGATCGCGTACCAGAGCTGGAGCTACTACGTGTTCAGCAAGCGGATCTCGACGAAGAACATCCCCGACGAGGTGCAGGTCGCTGCCTGA
- a CDS encoding rhodanese-like domain-containing protein, producing the protein MRTFLLALVLSLTAVLAACGTGETAELPTDAVYLDVRTAEEYDAGHVEGARNIDFYAADFADQLAELPKDDQYVVYCQSGNRSGQAKALMDEMGFTDVIDGGAYADLR; encoded by the coding sequence GTGCGCACGTTCCTCCTCGCCCTGGTCCTGTCCCTCACCGCCGTCCTCGCCGCCTGCGGCACCGGGGAGACGGCCGAGCTCCCCACCGACGCGGTGTACCTCGATGTCCGCACCGCGGAGGAGTACGACGCCGGTCACGTCGAGGGAGCACGCAACATCGACTTCTACGCCGCAGACTTCGCAGACCAGCTCGCGGAACTGCCGAAGGACGACCAGTACGTGGTCTACTGCCAGAGCGGCAACCGCTCCGGGCAGGCCAAGGCCCTCATGGACGAGATGGGCTTCACCGACGTCATCGACGGCGGCGCCTACGCCGACCTGCGGTGA